The following DNA comes from Centropristis striata isolate RG_2023a ecotype Rhode Island chromosome 3, C.striata_1.0, whole genome shotgun sequence.
GCATTGAGGAGCAATAAATCCTCTATAATTTATACCGGACTTCTTCTGAGATTGATGCATCTTGATCTGtttcccatttatttttaagtgagaCTAAACTAGTAAGGTTATGCAAACTGAGTAATGTATACATTTTGCTTATGGACCTTATTAGAATTTAAGGAATTATTATATTCTCAAAATTAattaatggactcaaacttaaccaactgaacttactcttgctatgtttcttgacttcgtccttgcttgtgttgtattaactcatttgtacgttgctttggataaattTTAGAATATTTGGACATTTCGAATGATAATTAAATCCTGGGTAATCCCAATACCCCTTTCTCCTTGAGACTGCATAGATTGCCTAATGTAATCTGACTACTTGCACAAGGTTGAAAAACAAGCGctcaatgatttattttttattttttctgtcttctcagGAGCTGACTGGCATTTATCACAACAACTACGATGGCTCTCTGAACATGGCGAATGGCTTCCCAGTGTTCGCCACGGTGATCTTAGCCAACCACATCACCCGCAGAGACGAGGGCGTGGCCGTGGCTGAGCTGACTGACGAAGACGTCAAGGCCATTGTCGCCTTGTCAAAGGACGAGCGCATCGGGGAAAGGGTGAGAAGTTTCactcatacacatgcacacatacagccTGGCCCACAACAAAGTCACACACCCTAATCTTTGTTGATCCTGTTGTGTCTGTAGATCTTCGCCAGCATGGCACCGTCCATCTACGGTCACGAGGACATCAAGCGAGGCCTCGCCCTGTCGCTGTTTGGTGGAGAGGCCAAAAATCCAGGTAACCACCAGCCTGACAAAATAAGACTAttatacagggttcgtacgggtgcttgaaatccttgaaaatgcttggatAAAATGCTTGtcaatgcttgaaattcttattgtatttctcttgcaatctgactatatcgatctatagactatagataatcacattattttttacatcgaACATGAGttgcctatctgaaatgaagaccgttcctcaaagtgtaataccatcactgttggtatggttcagtgaaatctcccccttttagtatgcaagtactcatctaaaacatgcaacttgcaactggtgtaagatactggaaaagcttgaaaatggaccctgacagtccttgaaaaatgcttgaatttgaccactgaaaaagtgtacgaaccctgattaTATGTTCCCTAAAACTCCTTCACCAGTaacctcttctctctcctccaggtGGGAAACACAAAGTGCGTGGAGATATCAACATGCTGCTGTGTGGAGACCCGGGAACCGCCAAGTCCCAGTTCCTCAAGTATGTCAGAAACAGGaaatgactgactgactgtaaaacattttaatggtaACAAAAATGAATCCTATTTGATTAAAATGCCTCTGACTCTGAAGTCATGACGGATTTTTCTGTGCAGGTACGTGGAGAAGGTGGCGAGTCGTGCTGTGTTCACCACGGGTCAGGGCGCCTCCGCGGTCGGTCTCACCGCGTACGTCCAGAGACACCCAATCAGCCGCGAGTGGACGCTGGAGGCTGGAGCGCTGGTGCTGGCCGACCGAGGCGTGTGTCTGATTGACGAGTTCGATAAGGTGAGCGGAGACTCCATTACTCTGTTCAGTGGTTTTCTGTCAGTCTGCagatggaaaacaaacaaactaaaaaccgTCTCACTGTCCGACAGATGAACGATGCAGACAGGACAAGTATCCACGAGGCCATGGAGCAGCAGAGCATCTCCATCTCCAAAGCTGGCATCGTCACCTCACTGCAGGCCAGGTGTACTGTCATCGCCGCGTCTAATCCCATCGGTATGTAATGCAGCTTTGAAACGAGAATTTTGAACTCTTCTAGAAAAAACGATTAAAACAGCAGATACTCATGAACTGTGTCCAAAATAtttctgaactttttttttttagtcctttttttaaaaaaaaaaaatgcatgttacgTTGGACACTGCTTCGTGTATTAAGTTAACTAACTTTGGGTCAACGATGATGAGAAGAAGATGACGAGAGCAACGCAATCAGGTTTCAGGTTGACTGTCTGTGGAATCGCAACACAGTTGGCTAGTAAACACAGACACTGATCGGTCAGAAGCTGGAGATCCCGTCTTCTTTCTTCACAATACCGGATCAGATATTTGGATGTCTTTATCTTTATCTGACTTCCACAATCTAAAATGGATAAAATCcaaaaaagtataaaacaaaaagttattacagAGAAGTGGGTGATAatttacactttatttaaacaagcaaacaaaactGGCTAGCTGCACTGTTGATGGAAAAACAACATGGAGGTTAAAGCAAAATAGCAAACACCATTTGCTCCAACAGTAGATACAGACTATAGACTGCAGAAGTGTCTAAAGTATATTTATACGTATAAAGATTGTTTTCCTGTGCACTCATCCTGCTGTGTTGTTTCCTGGCAGGCGGCAGGTACGACCCATCACTTACCTTTTCTGAGAACGTGGACCTGACGGAGCCCATTGTGTCTCGTTTTGACATCCTGTGTGTTGTCCGAGACACCGTCGACCCCCTACAGGTACAATAAATCATTCTGCAACCCCACATTTAATTGTAAcgcctgtttttgtttgtagtaGAGGTCATGAATCCTCATTTACTGTAGCGTATGTTCAATAATCCCAGCTGATATCTGACCCTGTCTGAGTTCTAAAGTTTGGTTGTAAATAATGAGCCACTGGTTTCTGCCAAATCggtataatataaaacaaataaacttaaagcatcaaaatgtttgaATGCAGCCTGCAATCGGATActtcctgctcctctcttctgGATTCTGATTGGCTCTTTTCCCAAACCAGGATGAGATGCTGGCACGCTTTGTAGTCGGCTCCCACATAAAGCATCACCCTAGCAACAAGGAAGGGGGCGTGGCCTTGGAGGAGGTGGTTCTGCACAACACGTCGGACGTGGCACTCATTCCCCAGGAGCTCCTGAAGAAGTACATAATTTACGCCAAGGACCGGGTATGGACACTTTCAGTCTGGTTTTTATATTTCTCATTTGTACTGCATCACGATTTTATTATCTCTAAAACTGGATGCTTTTTGCGACCATGTAAGTGACACCTCCTTGCATTAAATTGGTCAAGCAAAGTTTAAAACTTCTGTCAACTAGATTGGTTAtgcaatgattaaaaaaaaagaaaaaaatcatgtagCACCTGTTTTGAAATGTACTTTGTGTTTCACAATGTTGTCTGGCTCTAAATTaccttttgtcttttaaaaatagatttttgagACTGTCTAGAGGCAAGAAATCACTTAAAATAGTAGtaaaaacttaatttaatgGATGTTAAGATGGATTGTAATTTGCCCTTGTGTCTGTCTAGGTCCATCCCAAACTGAACCAGATGGACCAGGACAAGGTAGCTCGCATCTACAGCGACCTCCGCAAAGAGTCGATGGTGAGTCTATttagttaactttttttttgttttttagtggcAAGCTTCTGTcaagaaaaataaccaaatcaaaGCTTAGATCAAGGCTCAGAGACTTTCCTGCGTGCCTTCCCCCCGTCTTCCCCttccctcctcctgtctctccaCTGTcaataaaaatggcaaaaaaactcAAACACTAGCACCCAATGTGAGACTTTGTTTGATAAAATAACTTGTGTGATCTTTGAGTCTGAAAGATTGTAAAAATGAGTATGCTGTTGCTTAAATGGGTCCTTTGGACTTAATGAAGTGTCTTTTCTGCAGGCGACAGGAAGTATCCCCATCACAGTCCGTCACATTGAGTCCATGATCCGCATGGCCGAGGCCCACGCTAAGATGCACCTGAGGGACTACGTGCTGGAGGACGACGTCAACATGGCCATCAGGGTGATGCTGGAGAGCTTCATCGACACGCAGAAGTTCAGCGTGATGAGAAGCATGAGGAAGGTGCGTCTGCTAAACACCATCACAAGCTGTTTCCATTAAGTTAAATGAATTTGAGGTGAAATTTTGAAACAttgctttaaagaaaatgctAAATAGTGCGATTCCATCAAGAGAAGATCCAGAGAAATCATCAGGAATTGTAATCAACTGGTTAGCTGATAATTGTTCTTTAATGTCAGCTCTGAAACAGCTGATCTGTCATGTGAGTTAGATGTTCACTACGTCAGAACTCCATCTCCCATTTAGCTCTATCTctccaaaaagacaaacaacctCAAGTTAGCAAAAAActtttgtgtttccattaagcTTTTCTCATGACAATCTTCAGAATGCTTGGAGGAATGATTTGATGGACACAATATCACAGTGAAGTCCCTGAAGCTTCCTGATGAGATGTTTTCTAAcctcctctgtgtttctgtccagACGTTTGCTCGTTACCTGGCGTTCCGCAGGGACAACAATGAACTGCTGCTCTTCATCCTCAAGCAGCTGGTGGCGGAGCAGGTCGCCTACCAGAGGAACCGATATGGCGTCCAGAACGACACCATCGAGGTCTCAGAGAAAGACCTGCAGGACAAGGTAACCATGATGAATACGCAGTAATATCATTTAGGCAACATCATTTTCTTTAGTATTATTGTCAGTAGTCAGgctcgaatttaatttaatttattaattatatttatgctCCATTACAATACATAATTTGAGCCCTGATCATCTTCTAAGGTAATTGGAGCTCCCTGAAAAATAGCCTCATATCAGACCGTTGTTTCTGTGCTTGATGTGACTCTCGTCTGAAAGTCTATGGGTTATCGACCTTAAAAGTACTTGAAAAGCACTCAAATCTTCTCTTTTAAAAACTGTACGAAGCGTGATTAATCAAAGTGTGTCCAAACTGACTTCAAGGGAAGTCCCACAAACTGGATGTCCACTTTTGCAAATGGTGTTACATTGATACGgcggggaaaaaaacaattccTTTATGGTTTCTAAGACTCCAAGCccagttattataattattattccattgaaaaaaagtcatactgcaAAGTAAAATACTTTGTCGCACAATAAAAAGTTCTTACACGCTgttggatatttttcttttatgattttggaataaatgtatttattgcctGAATCAATACAAATTCACTAAGCTGAAAGGAAGttgctacttttattttgttaagctTGGTAATGTCTCTTTAGTGCATCAGGAAGCAAAGCATGGACACAGACCTTAAGCCATTGTAGCAACTTGACCTCATCCAGCACAGACCTGAGGGGCAGGTCTGATCCTGGACCAGcataaataaatcagtttatACACCAATTACCTGCATGTAAACACTGACAAATGGGCACATGCCAGTTGCAGAAAAACAGCCCACCAATCAGAACAC
Coding sequences within:
- the mcm2 gene encoding DNA replication licensing factor MCM2 isoform X2, whose translation is MADSSESYHMATSPSRASRRGDMTSSPGRDLPPFEDESEGLLGDGPMPGEEEEDRDGEELIGDGMERDYRAIPALDQYEAEGLDLDDEDLLELSPGARAAAEEAMRRRDREQGVSGRLRRGLLYDSEDEDDERPAARRRRLAERAAEGVADGEEEEMIESIENLEDMKSHTVREWVSMAAPRLEIYNRFKNFLRTHVDENGHNVFKEKISDMCKENKESLVVNYEDLAAREHVLAYFLPEAPTEMLKVFDEAAKEVVLAMYPKYSRIAHEIHVRIGNLPLVEEIRSLRQLHLNQLIRTSGVVSSCTGVLPQLGMVKYNCNKCMFVLGPFFQSQNQEVKPGSCPECQSLGPFEINMEETVYQNYQRITIQESPSKVAAGRLPRSKDAILLADLVDSCKPGDEIELTGIYHNNYDGSLNMANGFPVFATVILANHITRRDEGVAVAELTDEDVKAIVALSKDERIGERIFASMAPSIYGHEDIKRGLALSLFGGEAKNPGGKHKVRGDINMLLCGDPGTAKSQFLKYVEKVASRAVFTTGQGASAVGLTAYVQRHPISREWTLEAGALVLADRGVCLIDEFDKMNDADRTSIHEAMEQQSISISKAGIVTSLQARCTVIAASNPIGGRYDPSLTFSENVDLTEPIVSRFDILCVVRDTVDPLQDEMLARFVVGSHIKHHPSNKEGGVALEEVVLHNTSDVALIPQELLKKYIIYAKDRVHPKLNQMDQDKVARIYSDLRKESMATGSIPITVRHIESMIRMAEAHAKMHLRDYVLEDDVNMAIRVMLESFIDTQKFSVMRSMRKTFARYLAFRRDNNELLLFILKQLVAEQVAYQRNRYGVQNDTIEVSEKDLQDKARQINIHNLASFYDSEVFSINKFSHDGKKKLILQQF